The Pedobacter mucosus genome window below encodes:
- the mgtE gene encoding magnesium transporter produces the protein MEELVVEEIQKLLEKEDDKALKLYLDELNISDVEQLIDEFPQYAAKFIETISLNRAVNVFRILDFPTQERIIKKLSGNKLNQIIKDLPPDDRTALFSELKGDVVKKMITLLPPQERKESLALLGYKEDSIGRLMTPDYIAVKPEWSVTHVLAHIRRYGKNSETIDVVYVIDKDGVLLDDIRIREVLLANPEAIIGELTDRRFIALKANDPQEGAINTFRMNNRVALPVVDENNILLGIVTVDDILWIANEEYTEDMHKFGGTEALDEPYLDMPVLKLVKKRASWLIVLFLGEMLTATAMQHFEVELEKAVVLSLFIPLIMSSGGNSGSQASTLIIQAMALGEVTISEWWRVMRRELVSGALLGIILGSIGFIRIVTWQKLHLYNYGDHWFLIALTIFFTLIGIVLWGSLIGSMMPIIMKRLKLDPATSSAPFVATMVDVTGIVIYFSVAVLILKGVLL, from the coding sequence ATGGAAGAATTGGTTGTAGAAGAGATTCAGAAACTGCTTGAAAAAGAGGATGATAAGGCGTTAAAACTTTATCTTGATGAATTGAATATCTCTGATGTAGAACAGCTAATAGATGAATTTCCACAATATGCAGCTAAATTTATAGAAACGATATCCTTAAATCGTGCTGTTAATGTTTTTAGAATTCTTGATTTCCCTACTCAGGAGCGAATTATTAAAAAACTTTCAGGTAATAAGCTAAATCAAATCATAAAGGATTTGCCTCCAGATGATCGTACGGCGCTTTTCAGTGAATTAAAAGGCGACGTGGTCAAAAAGATGATTACCCTTCTTCCTCCACAAGAACGGAAAGAGTCGCTTGCTTTGTTAGGCTATAAGGAAGATAGTATTGGTCGGTTAATGACACCGGATTATATTGCTGTGAAGCCTGAATGGTCGGTTACGCATGTTTTAGCGCATATAAGGCGATATGGAAAAAATTCGGAAACGATAGATGTTGTTTATGTAATTGATAAAGACGGGGTTCTACTTGATGATATTCGAATTCGAGAGGTTTTATTAGCAAATCCAGAGGCGATAATTGGTGAATTAACTGATAGGCGATTCATCGCTTTAAAAGCCAACGATCCTCAGGAAGGTGCTATTAATACCTTCAGAATGAACAATCGGGTGGCTTTACCCGTAGTGGATGAAAATAATATTTTGTTAGGTATTGTTACCGTAGATGATATTTTGTGGATCGCCAATGAGGAATATACTGAAGATATGCACAAGTTTGGTGGCACCGAGGCCTTGGATGAACCTTACCTTGATATGCCGGTTCTAAAACTTGTTAAAAAGCGTGCGAGTTGGCTTATTGTATTATTTTTGGGCGAAATGCTAACCGCTACTGCTATGCAGCATTTTGAAGTTGAATTAGAAAAAGCAGTCGTTTTGTCTTTATTTATTCCACTAATCATGAGTAGCGGTGGCAATAGTGGATCTCAAGCTTCCACATTAATTATTCAAGCAATGGCGCTCGGAGAAGTGACTATTTCAGAATGGTGGAGGGTAATGAGACGTGAACTAGTTTCAGGCGCTTTACTTGGCATCATTTTAGGTTCAATAGGTTTTATCCGTATTGTTACGTGGCAAAAATTGCATTTATATAATTATGGCGATCACTGGTTCTTAATAGCTTTAACCATATTTTTTACCCTTATCGGCATTGTTTTATGGGGTAGTTTAATTGGCTCTATGATGCCAATTATAATGAAAAGACTTAAGCTGGATCCCGCCACATCTTCCGCTCCGTTTGTTGCTACAATGGTTGATGTAACCGGAATTGTTATTTATTTTAGTGTAGCAGTTTTAATTTTGAAAGGCGTATTACTTTAA
- a CDS encoding Glu/Leu/Phe/Val family dehydrogenase → MPANSLSNSSILSQLSVFGHKKLVFCNDPDTGLKAIIAIHDTTLGPALGGTRMWSYATEGEALEDALRLSRGMTYKAAITGLNLGGGKGVIIGDSRKDKTETLMRSYGRFIKNLNGEFITAEEMGTNTRDMEYIRMETNYVTGVPESIGGAGNPAPFTAQGVYLGIKASVKEVFGTDMLAGRTIVVQGIGNVGEHLVALLRKENAEVLISDINQEQLTYVARKYKAKPIEADKIFGVDADVYAPCAMGATVNSQTIAKMKFAIIAGSANNQLKDEVLDSELLLKKGILFAPDYLINAGGLISCYSELTGFGKKRTVQLTDHIYDATRSVIKLSKAEKISTNVAANQMAEKRIADVKKIKSSY, encoded by the coding sequence ATGCCAGCAAATTCATTATCGAATTCATCTATTTTAAGCCAATTGAGTGTTTTTGGGCACAAAAAATTGGTTTTCTGCAATGATCCAGATACAGGTTTAAAAGCAATTATTGCCATACATGATACCACATTAGGTCCGGCTTTAGGCGGAACACGCATGTGGAGTTATGCTACTGAAGGCGAGGCTTTGGAAGATGCGCTACGTTTATCGCGTGGCATGACTTATAAAGCTGCTATTACAGGTTTAAATCTTGGTGGTGGCAAAGGCGTTATTATTGGCGATTCGAGAAAAGATAAAACAGAAACTTTAATGCGAAGCTATGGCAGGTTTATAAAAAACCTTAATGGCGAATTTATAACTGCTGAAGAAATGGGTACCAATACCCGTGATATGGAATATATCAGGATGGAAACCAATTATGTTACTGGCGTTCCTGAATCTATTGGTGGTGCCGGAAATCCTGCTCCTTTTACTGCTCAGGGTGTTTATTTAGGAATTAAAGCAAGTGTTAAAGAAGTTTTTGGAACCGATATGCTGGCAGGAAGAACCATCGTAGTTCAAGGTATTGGAAATGTTGGCGAACATCTTGTTGCTTTGCTAAGAAAAGAAAATGCAGAAGTTTTAATTAGTGATATCAATCAGGAACAACTGACATATGTAGCCCGAAAATATAAAGCTAAGCCTATTGAGGCAGATAAAATTTTTGGTGTTGATGCCGATGTTTATGCACCATGCGCAATGGGAGCCACAGTGAATAGTCAAACAATTGCAAAAATGAAATTTGCAATAATTGCCGGTTCAGCAAACAATCAGTTAAAAGATGAAGTTTTAGACAGTGAATTATTGTTGAAAAAAGGAATTTTATTCGCCCCTGATTATTTAATTAATGCAGGTGGATTAATTTCTTGTTACTCGGAGTTAACTGGTTTTGGTAAAAAGCGGACTGTTCAGCTAACGGATCATATTTATGATGCTACACGTAGTGTTATCAAACTTAGCAAAGCTGAAAAAATTTCTACAAATGTTGCTGCAAATCAAATGGCTGAAAAGCGAATTGCAGATGTTAAAAAAATTAAATCATCATACTAA
- a CDS encoding DUF5362 family protein produces the protein MEEFEEQEPVEVKLIVSEEMRSYIYDITKWTKFLSIVGFVFSAMLVLISLSVGALLSSNPELSKQLGPLAAGGSTILTIIYLIMALVFFYPSLLLSKFSKKSKQGVLFGDQESLNDAILNLKSLFKFWGIAAIIIIVGYFILNILVGSVAA, from the coding sequence ATGGAAGAGTTTGAAGAGCAAGAGCCAGTTGAGGTAAAATTAATTGTAAGTGAAGAGATGCGTAGTTATATATATGATATTACTAAATGGACGAAGTTTTTATCTATTGTAGGGTTTGTTTTTTCTGCAATGTTAGTTCTTATTTCATTAAGTGTTGGTGCGCTTTTATCTAGCAATCCAGAGTTGAGTAAACAATTAGGGCCTTTGGCAGCAGGTGGTTCAACTATTTTAACCATTATATACCTTATTATGGCCTTGGTATTTTTTTACCCAAGTTTATTATTATCTAAATTTTCGAAAAAATCTAAACAGGGTGTTTTATTTGGCGATCAGGAAAGCTTAAATGATGCGATATTAAATCTGAAGTCGCTATTTAAATTTTGGGGAATAGCTGCTATCATTATAATTGTTGGCTACTTTATATTAAACATTCTCGTAGGTTCCGTGGCAGCTTAA
- the ychF gene encoding redox-regulated ATPase YchF yields MALQCGIVGLPNVGKSTLFNCLSNAKAQAANFPFCTIEPNVGVITVPDDRLTKLAELVKPNKVQPNTIEIVDIAGLVKGASKGEGLGNQFLGNIRATNAIIHVLRCFDDGNVIHVDGSVDPIRDREIIDTELQLKDLDTVDKRIQKVEKMAKTDKDAKRTFEILTLVKAHLESGKSIRTATLPQDDFDFIEDLGLLTQKPVMYVCNVDEESVITGNKYVDLVRANVADENAEVLVISAKIESEIAELDSYEEREEFLADLGLTESGVNKLIRTAYKLLNLYTYFTAGVTEVRAWTITKGFTAPQAAGVIHTDFEKGFIRAEVIKYVDFVTLGSENACKEAGKLGVEGKTYIVEDGDIMHFRFNV; encoded by the coding sequence ATGGCATTACAATGTGGTATTGTTGGCTTACCAAATGTTGGAAAATCGACACTTTTTAACTGTTTATCAAATGCAAAAGCGCAAGCTGCAAACTTTCCTTTTTGTACAATCGAGCCTAACGTTGGCGTAATCACTGTTCCTGATGATCGTTTAACCAAACTTGCTGAGCTTGTTAAACCAAACAAAGTACAACCAAATACGATTGAAATAGTTGATATCGCAGGCTTAGTTAAAGGTGCATCGAAAGGTGAAGGTTTAGGCAATCAATTTTTAGGAAATATTCGTGCAACCAATGCAATTATTCACGTTTTACGCTGCTTTGATGACGGAAATGTTATCCATGTAGATGGTTCTGTAGATCCGATTCGTGATCGTGAAATAATTGATACTGAGTTGCAACTTAAGGATTTGGATACGGTTGATAAACGCATTCAAAAGGTTGAAAAAATGGCTAAAACTGATAAGGATGCTAAACGCACTTTTGAAATTTTAACATTAGTAAAAGCGCATTTAGAAAGTGGCAAGTCCATTCGTACCGCAACTTTACCTCAAGATGATTTTGATTTTATAGAAGATTTAGGTTTACTTACTCAAAAACCTGTAATGTATGTTTGTAATGTTGATGAAGAATCAGTAATTACAGGCAATAAATATGTTGATTTAGTAAGGGCAAATGTAGCAGATGAAAATGCAGAGGTTTTAGTTATATCGGCAAAAATCGAATCAGAAATTGCTGAACTAGATAGCTACGAAGAACGTGAAGAGTTTTTGGCTGATTTAGGTTTGACAGAATCTGGTGTTAATAAATTGATTAGAACGGCCTACAAACTACTTAATCTTTACACTTACTTTACTGCTGGCGTAACCGAGGTTAGGGCCTGGACCATTACCAAAGGTTTTACTGCTCCACAAGCTGCAGGCGTAATTCATACAGATTTTGAAAAAGGATTTATCAGAGCCGAAGTAATTAAATATGTTGATTTTGTAACCCTAGGTTCTGAAAATGCTTGTAAAGAAGCTGGAAAACTTGGTGTTGAAGGAAAAACATACATTGTTGAAGACGGTGATATTATGCACTTCAGATTCAATGTTTAA
- a CDS encoding DUF3276 family protein — protein MGEFDNKEREEVFSKKVRAGKRTYFFDVKATRSGDYYLTVTESKKRLEDGVFVKHKIFLYKEDFEKFAEGLTETVEYIKTHQDVVEKRYEYSENGEHGSKPNDDFTF, from the coding sequence ATGGGAGAATTCGACAATAAAGAAAGAGAAGAAGTTTTTTCAAAGAAAGTAAGAGCAGGCAAAAGAACTTATTTTTTCGACGTTAAGGCTACTCGCTCAGGTGATTATTATTTAACAGTTACTGAGAGCAAGAAAAGATTAGAAGACGGTGTGTTTGTAAAACATAAAATCTTTTTATATAAAGAAGATTTCGAAAAGTTTGCAGAAGGTCTGACGGAAACTGTTGAATATATCAAAACTCATCAAGATGTGGTGGAAAAACGTTACGAATATTCTGAAAATGGAGAACATGGTTCAAAACCAAATGATGATTTTACCTTTTAA
- a CDS encoding DEAD/DEAH box helicase, with translation MSFSLLGLSATILKTLADINFTVPTPIQNIAIPAIINKKDVLGIAETGSGKTAGYVLPIIMNLQQRLLLKNRHANVLVLVPTRELAEQVKDVFNIFGKNPLFPIKTLAAYGGVSINPQMMGMQGVNVLVATPGRLLELVSSNAVHLSDIETLVLDEADKMLNLGFKDEMTKVINLLPAMRQNILFSATLSKDVQNINQILLKEPVIIKIETEGESLDLIKQVAYIVSNEKKGPFLRYLINHHEMKQVLVFASSTHQVDAIVNKLRKNNVDARAIHSKKSQGSRTESLAQFKSGKLKVLVATDLMARGIDVIALPFVINYELPRSPKDYIHRIGRTGRAGESGNAISLLSTNELDHFEVIQKKMGKQVEILDSEQILKSAL, from the coding sequence ATGTCCTTTAGTTTATTAGGCTTATCTGCAACAATATTAAAAACGCTTGCAGATATAAATTTTACAGTACCTACACCAATCCAAAATATAGCTATACCAGCCATAATAAATAAAAAAGACGTTCTGGGTATTGCCGAAACAGGATCTGGGAAAACTGCTGGATACGTTTTGCCAATCATAATGAATTTGCAACAGCGATTATTATTAAAAAATCGGCATGCGAATGTTTTGGTGCTGGTGCCTACACGCGAATTGGCTGAACAAGTTAAAGACGTATTTAATATTTTCGGCAAAAACCCTTTGTTTCCTATTAAAACTTTAGCCGCTTATGGTGGCGTTTCCATAAATCCACAAATGATGGGAATGCAAGGCGTAAACGTGCTTGTTGCTACACCAGGAAGATTATTAGAATTAGTAAGCTCAAATGCAGTTCATCTTTCTGATATTGAAACATTGGTTTTGGATGAGGCAGATAAGATGCTTAATTTAGGTTTCAAGGATGAAATGACCAAGGTTATAAATCTTTTACCGGCAATGCGTCAAAATATTTTGTTCTCTGCAACGCTAAGTAAGGATGTTCAAAATATTAATCAGATCTTGCTTAAAGAGCCAGTTATTATCAAAATAGAAACCGAAGGAGAATCACTTGATTTAATAAAACAAGTAGCCTATATTGTTTCTAACGAGAAGAAAGGGCCTTTCTTACGTTATTTGATTAACCATCATGAAATGAAGCAGGTTCTAGTTTTTGCTTCATCAACTCATCAGGTTGATGCTATTGTAAATAAACTTCGAAAAAATAATGTAGATGCAAGAGCCATTCACAGCAAAAAAAGTCAAGGATCTCGTACAGAATCATTAGCTCAATTTAAATCTGGTAAGCTTAAAGTTTTGGTTGCTACAGATTTAATGGCCAGAGGAATAGATGTTATTGCCCTTCCGTTTGTAATAAATTATGAATTACCTCGCTCACCAAAAGATTATATTCATCGTATTGGCCGAACTGGTCGTGCTGGAGAAAGTGGAAACGCAATTTCCCTTTTAAGCACAAATGAATTAGATCATTTTGAAGTGATTCAAAAAAAAATGGGGAAACAGGTAGAAATTTTGGATAGCGAACAAATTTTAAAAAGCGCTTTATAA
- a CDS encoding glycosyltransferase — protein sequence MRIGIIAHLKHPISAPFKGGLESFTYTITQKLVAMGHEVILFASSKSSADLPLHSILSDEDYDQNTGVRIKRKDLPSEYIAEHHAYFSLMMKVDDFNLDIIFNNSLHYIPITMANIVKTPILTVLHTPPFYELKMAIAKERQNPMIKYVTVSNQSAKTWENFIANCSVIPNGIEVNRWEFYPKANTPRYAIWFGRIHPDKGLHLAIAAAKIAKIPLKIAGAIADVNYYKTFIEPILDDNTELLGLCSHEQLNSIIGNASVCLVTPTWEEPFGLVIAEAMACGTPIAGFKIGALPELVVEGTGILVEPANFEALGIAINLAINLDRKYVRDYALQHFDLNKMMLNYEQMLSEVCENYSLI from the coding sequence ATGAGAATAGGAATCATTGCCCACCTAAAACACCCAATTAGTGCTCCATTTAAAGGCGGACTTGAATCTTTTACTTATACAATTACGCAAAAACTTGTTGCGATGGGGCATGAAGTAATTTTATTTGCAAGCTCAAAATCATCAGCTGATCTTCCATTACATTCAATATTATCAGATGAAGATTATGATCAAAATACTGGGGTAAGAATAAAACGAAAAGATTTGCCTTCTGAATATATTGCCGAGCACCACGCTTATTTCTCATTAATGATGAAAGTTGATGATTTCAATTTGGATATAATTTTCAATAATAGCCTACATTATATTCCAATCACCATGGCAAACATTGTTAAAACGCCAATTTTAACCGTTTTACATACTCCTCCGTTTTACGAATTAAAAATGGCCATCGCAAAGGAACGGCAAAACCCGATGATAAAATATGTAACAGTATCTAATCAAAGCGCAAAAACTTGGGAAAATTTTATAGCCAATTGTTCGGTAATACCTAACGGAATTGAAGTAAATCGTTGGGAATTTTATCCAAAAGCAAACACACCACGTTATGCAATTTGGTTTGGAAGAATCCATCCTGATAAAGGTTTGCATTTAGCAATAGCCGCAGCAAAAATTGCTAAAATTCCCCTAAAAATTGCAGGTGCAATAGCTGATGTAAATTACTATAAAACATTTATCGAACCTATATTAGACGACAATACTGAACTACTAGGCTTATGCAGTCATGAACAACTAAACAGCATCATTGGAAATGCATCTGTGTGTTTAGTTACCCCAACTTGGGAAGAACCATTTGGATTGGTGATTGCCGAAGCGATGGCTTGTGGAACACCTATTGCAGGTTTTAAAATTGGTGCACTCCCAGAATTGGTTGTTGAAGGCACCGGCATATTAGTAGAACCAGCAAACTTTGAAGCCCTTGGTATCGCTATTAACTTAGCAATAAATTTAGATAGAAAATATGTTAGAGATTATGCATTGCAGCATTTTGATCTAAACAAAATGATGCTAAATTATGAACAGATGTTAAGCGAAGTCTGCGAAAATTACAGTTTAATTTAA
- a CDS encoding PAS domain S-box protein, giving the protein MKESATILNLIKEHETRESNLRFDIDQLTSLNSKLRIAEEKSATLNSIIENTDDAIISNNLSGVITSWNNAACRIFGYGAMEIVGKSIFQLIPLDRLNEESTILKQLKKGIRVDHFETKRLRKDGSLVDVSLTISPILNSDGVITGLSKIVRDLTSHRAAETQSNRLAAIVASSDDAIISKNLDGIVTSWNDSAKRIFGYSDKEMIGYSILKIIPLERYDEEPKILEQLRKGIRVDHFETERLKKDGSLISVSLTISPIKDQDNQVVGVSKIARDITDKKILENKKNEFIDFVSHELKTPLTSLKSYIQVALHKSTREGFEFISQALVKAELQTKKLENMISDFLTISKFENGQMKLNLTSFDLVTVIRDSLNDARIASAKHPIVYCGVAVAPVSGDQEKLLLVLTNLLSNAQKYSPNGGLITLDCQQKEQSFLISVTDQGLGISNDDQKMMFKKFFRVSSEQTKFISGFGIGLYLVSTIINLHGSTINIKSEPGLGSTFSFMIQAN; this is encoded by the coding sequence ATGAAAGAATCTGCAACAATCCTTAATTTAATTAAGGAACATGAAACACGTGAATCGAATTTAAGATTTGATATTGACCAACTTACAAGCCTGAATTCCAAACTAAGAATTGCTGAAGAAAAAAGTGCAACCCTTAACTCAATAATTGAGAATACAGACGATGCAATTATCAGCAATAATTTAAGTGGAGTAATTACCAGCTGGAATAATGCTGCCTGTAGAATTTTCGGTTATGGCGCCATGGAAATAGTTGGGAAATCTATATTTCAACTTATACCCTTAGATCGATTAAATGAAGAATCTACTATACTTAAACAATTAAAAAAAGGAATTAGAGTAGATCATTTTGAAACAAAACGTTTGCGAAAAGATGGATCATTGGTTGATGTTTCTTTAACCATTTCTCCCATCCTTAACAGTGATGGAGTGATCACTGGATTATCAAAAATCGTAAGAGATTTAACATCACATAGAGCAGCTGAAACTCAAAGCAATAGGCTTGCAGCCATTGTTGCTTCTTCTGATGACGCCATAATTAGTAAAAATTTAGACGGTATTGTTACGAGTTGGAACGATTCTGCAAAGCGAATTTTTGGCTACAGTGATAAAGAAATGATAGGTTATTCCATCTTAAAAATTATCCCTTTGGAACGTTATGATGAAGAACCTAAAATACTTGAACAACTGCGGAAAGGAATTAGGGTTGATCATTTTGAAACCGAACGACTAAAAAAAGATGGCTCATTAATTAGTGTTTCCCTAACGATTTCGCCTATTAAAGATCAAGATAATCAGGTTGTTGGTGTATCAAAAATTGCTAGAGATATTACTGATAAAAAGATTTTAGAAAATAAAAAGAATGAGTTTATAGATTTTGTAAGTCACGAGCTTAAAACACCATTAACTTCTCTTAAATCTTATATTCAGGTTGCTTTGCATAAATCAACCAGAGAAGGATTCGAATTTATAAGTCAGGCGCTTGTAAAAGCAGAGCTTCAGACTAAGAAATTGGAAAATATGATTTCTGATTTTCTTACCATTTCAAAGTTTGAAAATGGTCAGATGAAACTTAATTTAACGAGTTTTGATCTGGTAACTGTGATAAGAGATAGTTTAAATGATGCTCGGATCGCGTCAGCCAAACATCCAATTGTTTATTGTGGCGTAGCGGTAGCACCTGTATCTGGAGACCAGGAAAAACTTTTACTTGTACTCACCAACCTGCTTAGCAATGCACAAAAATATTCACCAAATGGAGGTTTGATTACGCTAGATTGCCAACAAAAAGAACAGTCCTTTTTAATTAGTGTTACCGATCAAGGCTTGGGAATTTCTAATGATGATCAAAAGATGATGTTTAAAAAATTCTTTAGGGTGAGCAGCGAACAAACCAAGTTTATTAGCGGTTTTGGCATCGGGCTTTATTTAGTTTCAACCATAATAAACCTCCATGGATCAACAATAAATATCAAAAGTGAACCTGGATTAGGATCAACTTTTTCGTTTATGATTCAAGCAAATTAG
- a CDS encoding HAD hydrolase-like protein: protein MENQKKITTLFTDIGGVLLTNGWDRNARGEAAVLFNLDSVEVEERHHLTFDTYEVGKITLDEYLDRLVFYEDRNFSSDDFKEFMFKKSQAYPEMIQLICELKTKFNLKVAVISNEGRELNQYRINTFKLNTFIDFFISSSFVHFRKPDADIFKVAIDISQSDVATSLYIDDRMLFVQIAESLGLTGIHHVNYEDTKAQLAAFGLEV from the coding sequence ATGGAAAATCAAAAAAAAATTACCACACTTTTTACTGATATAGGTGGCGTATTATTAACAAATGGTTGGGATCGGAACGCTAGGGGCGAAGCAGCAGTACTTTTCAATTTAGATTCTGTAGAGGTAGAAGAACGCCATCACCTCACTTTTGATACGTATGAAGTTGGTAAAATTACGCTAGATGAATATTTAGATCGACTTGTTTTTTATGAAGATCGTAATTTTTCTAGTGATGATTTTAAAGAATTTATGTTCAAAAAATCACAGGCTTACCCAGAAATGATTCAGCTAATTTGCGAATTAAAAACAAAATTTAATCTAAAAGTTGCTGTTATAAGCAACGAAGGCAGGGAACTTAACCAATACCGCATTAACACATTTAAGTTAAATACGTTTATTGATTTTTTTATTTCCTCAAGTTTTGTTCATTTTCGTAAACCCGATGCAGATATTTTTAAGGTTGCCATAGATATTTCGCAAAGCGATGTAGCAACGAGTTTATATATTGATGATCGTATGCTTTTTGTTCAAATTGCCGAAAGTTTAGGCCTAACAGGAATTCATCATGTTAATTACGAAGACACTAAAGCGCAATTGGCTGCTTTTGGTTTAGAAGTTTAG
- a CDS encoding ABC transporter ATP-binding protein: MKHLSRLNKYFIKYKWWIIPGSIFVVISNIFGVVPAQVIGYAVDLITENIQIFNLFSGFNRQTIIYDIFSSNLLYFGMLVIFLYLLRGLFLFFMRQTIILMSRHIEFDMKNDIYQHYQKLSLGFYRRNNTGDLMNRATEDVNRVRMYVGPAIMYTINTFVLSVLIIWSMFDVNSKLAIYCLLPLPFLVVIIYYVNTLIFKKSGKIQERLSALSSFVQERFSGIRIIKSYVREDYTRNMFEIQSNDYKRDSMSLVKVSALFYPTMLLLIGLSTILTIYIGGIQVMNGSITAGNIAEFIIYINQLTFPVTMLGWVTSLIQRAAASQKRINEFLDIPSDIQSNNTENKDLDGNISFKNVSFTYPDTGIQALKNVNFEVKKGEFVAIIGKTGSGKSTLANLIMRMYDVENGSIEVDKQNIKQLNLTNYREQIGFVPQEVFLFSDTIKNNIAFGLDQVTDEEIYTAAKDASVYNNIIDFEQRFETMLGERGITLSGGQKQRVSIARALIKSPKILIFDDCLSAVDTKTEEEILLNLGKIMDGKTSILISHRISTIKNADKILVLDNGTIIEQGTHNELLMLNGSYAELYNNQRLEEESRTI; this comes from the coding sequence ATGAAACATTTAAGCCGACTAAATAAATATTTTATAAAGTATAAGTGGTGGATAATTCCAGGAAGCATTTTCGTTGTAATTTCTAACATTTTTGGTGTTGTACCCGCCCAAGTAATTGGATATGCAGTAGATCTAATCACAGAAAATATTCAAATTTTTAACCTTTTTAGTGGCTTCAATCGTCAAACAATCATTTATGACATTTTTAGCAGTAACCTTTTATATTTTGGTATGCTGGTTATATTCCTTTATTTATTAAGGGGGTTGTTTCTGTTTTTTATGAGGCAGACCATTATTTTAATGTCTCGACATATTGAATTTGATATGAAAAACGACATATATCAACACTATCAAAAATTAAGCTTAGGATTTTATCGACGTAACAATACTGGCGATTTAATGAACCGAGCAACAGAAGATGTAAACCGGGTTCGAATGTATGTTGGCCCGGCAATTATGTATACCATAAACACGTTCGTTTTATCGGTGTTGATTATTTGGTCGATGTTTGATGTGAATTCCAAACTTGCTATTTATTGCCTTTTGCCTCTTCCTTTTTTGGTTGTTATTATCTATTATGTAAATACTTTGATTTTTAAGAAAAGCGGCAAAATTCAAGAAAGACTATCAGCACTTTCGAGTTTCGTACAAGAGCGATTTTCTGGAATAAGAATTATAAAATCTTACGTAAGGGAAGATTATACACGAAACATGTTCGAAATCCAGAGCAACGATTACAAACGAGATTCGATGAGCCTGGTAAAAGTTTCGGCTCTATTTTACCCAACAATGCTGCTGCTAATAGGCTTAAGCACCATTTTAACTATATATATTGGCGGTATCCAGGTTATGAATGGAAGCATTACTGCAGGCAACATTGCTGAATTTATCATCTATATCAATCAACTAACCTTTCCGGTTACAATGCTTGGTTGGGTAACGTCATTAATTCAGAGAGCTGCAGCATCGCAAAAAAGGATAAACGAGTTTTTAGATATTCCGTCGGATATTCAATCTAACAATACAGAAAACAAAGATCTCGATGGAAATATATCATTCAAAAATGTAAGCTTTACTTATCCTGATACAGGAATACAAGCGCTCAAGAATGTAAATTTTGAAGTTAAAAAAGGAGAATTTGTGGCAATTATCGGCAAAACAGGTTCAGGAAAATCAACATTAGCAAATTTAATTATGCGGATGTATGATGTAGAAAATGGTTCAATAGAAGTGGATAAGCAAAATATTAAGCAACTTAACCTTACGAATTACCGCGAACAAATTGGTTTCGTACCGCAGGAGGTTTTTTTATTCTCTGATACGATAAAAAATAATATCGCTTTTGGATTGGATCAGGTTACTGATGAAGAAATTTATACGGCAGCAAAAGATGCATCTGTTTATAATAACATCATCGACTTTGAACAGCGATTTGAAACCATGCTTGGTGAAAGAGGAATCACTTTATCTGGCGGACAAAAACAACGTGTTTCTATTGCCCGGGCGCTCATTAAATCGCCCAAAATTCTAATTTTTGATGATTGCCTTTCTGCAGTTGACACTAAAACTGAAGAAGAAATCCTCCTTAATTTAGGGAAAATAATGGATGGAAAAACGAGTATTTTAATCTCACACCGTATTTCTACTATAAAAAATGCTGATAAGATTTTAGTGCTTGATAATGGAACCATTATAGAACAAGGAACTCATAATGAATTACTTATGCTTAATGGTAGTTATGCAGAGTTATACAATAACCAACGTTTGGAAGAAGAAAGTAGGACAATTTAA